The Halorhabdus sp. BNX81 genome includes a region encoding these proteins:
- a CDS encoding glycoside hydrolase family 3 C-terminal domain-containing protein, whose protein sequence is MATNNTDDTTDRIEALIDRLTLEEKIDLVHGDDDPDELATGYLPGIERLDVPSLSMVDGPLGVRPGTATAFPASIALAAAWDDDLAHEQGEALGRETLGADQDALLAPGFNIVRVPQGGRTFEYYSEDPYLASRLAVGTVEGVQDAGAIATAKHFVANNQEQDRHEVSAEVSERALREVYLPAFEAAVTEGDVGSVMAAYNRINGTYATEHEWLLSDVLKDEWGFDGYVVSDWWATSDGVAAANAGLDIDMPGIPVSQWHAEESLLHDVIERLPDTLPKQSIAKLASTPWLPENVNPNLFDRSPFEVELPEAVRRGQVAESDLDEKIRRVLGQMERFGLFDDEQPSGAFGAGEHRDVATRVAERGAVLLRNEGNVLPLSPETDSIAVIGPNADSAKVGGGGSSRVTPDSTVSPLEGIRERVGGDTRVAFARGTEPIDDTEGVAGVNFDLSEFAPGGSSSGDGAPGVGDAVVAARQADVAVVFVQDDAAEGTDRSLWLPGEQDRLVAAVADVADRTVVVCNTAGAIRMPWADDVDAVVEMWYPGQEDGHATAAVLFGDSDPSGRLPVTFGRRLDDYPASTEDRYPGVGLEAEYDEGVFVGYRHFDAEGIEPQFAFGHGLSYTDFAYSDVAVDHDGEPDATVEVTVENVGERPGRDVVQVYLGPADAPLERPPKALAAFETVALDAGEAVTVTLDLDSRAFAYYDVEAGEWTAADGEYTVLVGRSSRDIVAERTVIVEESTIVE, encoded by the coding sequence ATGGCTACCAATAACACAGACGACACGACAGACCGGATCGAGGCACTGATCGACCGACTCACGCTTGAGGAGAAGATCGATCTCGTTCACGGTGACGATGACCCGGACGAACTCGCGACGGGATATCTCCCGGGCATCGAGCGACTGGACGTGCCGTCGCTCTCGATGGTCGACGGGCCGCTGGGCGTCCGACCGGGCACGGCGACCGCGTTCCCGGCGTCGATCGCCCTGGCTGCCGCCTGGGACGACGACCTCGCCCACGAGCAGGGCGAAGCCCTCGGTCGGGAGACGCTCGGTGCTGACCAGGACGCCTTGCTCGCGCCGGGGTTCAACATCGTTCGCGTGCCCCAGGGCGGTCGAACGTTCGAATATTACAGTGAGGACCCGTACCTGGCGAGTCGGCTGGCCGTCGGGACTGTCGAAGGCGTTCAGGACGCCGGCGCGATCGCCACCGCGAAGCACTTCGTCGCCAACAACCAGGAGCAGGATCGACACGAAGTGAGTGCCGAGGTGAGCGAGCGCGCGCTCCGGGAAGTCTACCTGCCGGCCTTCGAGGCGGCGGTCACGGAGGGCGACGTCGGATCGGTGATGGCTGCCTACAACCGGATCAACGGCACGTACGCGACCGAACACGAGTGGCTGTTGAGCGACGTCCTCAAGGACGAGTGGGGGTTCGATGGCTACGTCGTCAGTGACTGGTGGGCGACAAGCGACGGCGTGGCGGCAGCCAATGCCGGCCTCGACATCGACATGCCGGGGATCCCGGTGAGCCAGTGGCACGCCGAAGAGAGTCTCCTGCACGACGTGATCGAAAGATTGCCCGACACACTGCCGAAACAGTCGATCGCGAAACTCGCCTCGACCCCGTGGCTCCCCGAGAACGTCAATCCGAACCTCTTCGATCGAAGCCCGTTCGAAGTCGAACTTCCCGAGGCAGTCAGACGCGGGCAAGTCGCCGAGTCGGACCTCGACGAGAAGATCAGACGCGTCCTTGGCCAGATGGAGCGCTTCGGGCTGTTCGACGACGAGCAGCCAAGCGGTGCATTCGGTGCCGGGGAACACCGCGACGTGGCAACGCGGGTCGCCGAGCGCGGCGCAGTCCTCCTCCGGAACGAAGGGAACGTGCTCCCGCTCTCGCCCGAAACCGACTCGATCGCCGTGATCGGTCCCAACGCCGACTCGGCAAAGGTCGGCGGCGGCGGGAGTTCGCGGGTCACACCCGATAGCACAGTCAGTCCACTCGAGGGAATTCGCGAGCGCGTCGGCGGTGACACCCGCGTTGCCTTTGCTCGCGGAACCGAACCGATCGACGACACCGAGGGTGTGGCGGGTGTGAACTTCGACCTCTCGGAGTTCGCTCCAGGAGGCTCCTCTAGCGGCGATGGCGCGCCAGGGGTGGGCGACGCAGTCGTCGCTGCCCGACAGGCGGACGTCGCAGTCGTATTCGTTCAGGACGACGCGGCCGAAGGCACAGACCGATCGCTGTGGCTCCCGGGCGAACAGGATCGGCTGGTGGCTGCTGTCGCCGACGTTGCAGACCGGACCGTCGTCGTCTGTAACACCGCCGGGGCGATTCGGATGCCGTGGGCCGATGATGTCGACGCCGTCGTCGAGATGTGGTATCCCGGCCAGGAGGACGGCCACGCAACGGCGGCAGTCCTGTTCGGCGACAGCGACCCCAGCGGCCGGTTGCCGGTTACCTTCGGTCGTCGACTCGACGACTATCCGGCATCGACCGAGGATCGGTATCCGGGGGTCGGGCTCGAAGCCGAGTATGACGAAGGCGTTTTCGTCGGCTATCGGCACTTCGACGCCGAGGGGATCGAACCCCAGTTCGCGTTCGGTCACGGGCTAAGCTACACCGACTTCGCGTATTCCGACGTGGCGGTCGATCACGATGGCGAGCCGGACGCGACTGTCGAGGTTACGGTCGAGAACGTCGGCGAGCGTCCGGGCCGGGACGTTGTACAGGTGTACCTCGGGCCTGCCGATGCCCCGCTCGAACGGCCGCCGAAAGCACTGGCTGCGTTCGAGACCGTTGCGCTCGATGCCGGCGAGGCAGTGACTGTCACGTTAGATCTCGATTCGCGTGCGTTCGCCTACTACGACGTCGAGGCGGGCGAGTGGACCGCGGCGGACGGCGAGTACACTGTCCTGGTCGGTCGGTCGTCTCGCGATATCGTTGCCGAACGGACAGTTATCGTCGAGGAATCGACGATCGTCGAGTAA
- the sdhC gene encoding succinate dehydrogenase, cytochrome b556 subunit, translating into MAQTYDRGAVEDFGRWREFSAGMWAWLLHKFTGWVLVGYLFTHIAVLSTATGGEELYNATLQGLEALAIVRLLEVGLLAVAVFHILNGIRLLFIDLGLGLERQDQSFYASLVITGAIAVASVPTFLGGL; encoded by the coding sequence ATGGCGCAAACGTACGACCGTGGAGCCGTCGAGGACTTCGGTCGGTGGCGGGAGTTCTCAGCCGGGATGTGGGCCTGGTTGCTTCACAAGTTCACCGGCTGGGTGCTCGTCGGATACCTGTTCACGCACATCGCCGTGTTGAGTACGGCGACGGGCGGCGAGGAGTTGTATAACGCGACATTGCAGGGACTCGAAGCACTGGCGATCGTGCGGTTGCTCGAAGTCGGCCTGTTAGCTGTCGCCGTCTTCCACATTCTGAATGGGATCCGGCTGCTGTTCATCGATCTGGGACTCGGTCTGGAACGACAGGATCAGAGTTTCTATGCGTCGCTGGTGATCACGGGGGCCATCGCCGTCGCCAGCGTGCCGACGTTCCTCGGGGGGCTGTAA
- a CDS encoding succinate dehydrogenase hydrophobic membrane anchor subunit, producing the protein MAEYYSSFDSGGKRWFLQRITAVILIGTLAFHFFLLHFVNHAADINFAGTQARMSQVGYFTTMVVFLVTATFHGVNGIYNALVNQGISGTPKRVAKYGLTLAGLLLIGQGIRVALAMAGITL; encoded by the coding sequence ATGGCTGAATACTACTCGTCGTTCGATTCCGGCGGCAAACGGTGGTTCCTCCAGCGGATCACGGCAGTCATTCTGATCGGCACGCTTGCCTTTCACTTTTTCCTGTTGCACTTCGTCAACCACGCTGCGGACATCAATTTCGCCGGGACGCAGGCCCGCATGAGCCAGGTTGGCTACTTTACGACGATGGTCGTCTTTCTGGTGACAGCGACGTTCCACGGCGTCAACGGAATCTACAACGCGCTGGTCAATCAGGGCATCTCCGGGACGCCAAAGCGCGTCGCAAAATACGGACTGACCCTCGCCGGACTGCTGTTGATCGGGCAGGGTATCCGGGTCGCACTTGCAATGGCAGGGATTACACTATGA
- a CDS encoding succinate dehydrogenase/fumarate reductase iron-sulfur subunit produces the protein MSTDSNAETEVDAEADIETEAKTNAESEPAVPEADISAHQQRRMDEKRDGMAERDAEAAAAAEADGETTHLRIFRYDPEVEGKTEPRFDDFQVPYEQGMTVLDALIYARDHFDSTLTFRHSCQQGVCGSDALFVNGSQYLGCKTQLNEFDEPVRIEPLPHQDVVKDLVVDMQHFYEQMDAVEPYFEPDELPEDELEEQRQTRENREKIKLSTRCIQCGACASSCNVAAGDNKYLGPAALNKAYRFIMDEREGGERREERLEIVEDEHGVWRCQTQFSCTEVCPKDIPLTEHIQELKREAIKEDIKFW, from the coding sequence ATGAGCACAGATTCAAACGCCGAGACGGAAGTCGACGCCGAAGCGGACATCGAAACCGAGGCAAAAACGAACGCCGAATCCGAGCCGGCCGTCCCGGAAGCGGATATCTCAGCCCACCAGCAACGCCGGATGGACGAGAAGCGCGACGGGATGGCCGAACGCGACGCAGAAGCAGCGGCGGCTGCGGAGGCCGACGGGGAGACGACCCACCTCCGGATCTTCCGGTATGACCCCGAAGTCGAGGGGAAGACTGAACCACGTTTCGACGACTTTCAGGTCCCCTACGAGCAGGGGATGACTGTCCTCGATGCGTTGATTTACGCACGGGATCACTTCGATTCGACGCTGACCTTTCGTCACTCCTGTCAACAGGGCGTCTGTGGCTCTGACGCGCTGTTCGTCAACGGCTCGCAGTATCTGGGCTGTAAGACCCAGTTGAACGAGTTCGACGAGCCGGTCCGGATCGAACCGTTGCCCCACCAGGATGTCGTCAAGGACCTGGTGGTCGACATGCAGCACTTCTACGAGCAGATGGACGCCGTCGAGCCGTACTTCGAGCCCGACGAGTTGCCCGAGGACGAACTCGAAGAGCAGCGCCAGACCCGGGAGAACCGCGAGAAGATCAAACTCTCGACGCGATGCATCCAGTGTGGTGCCTGTGCGTCCTCCTGTAACGTCGCCGCGGGCGACAACAAGTATCTCGGCCCGGCGGCACTCAACAAGGCCTACCGGTTCATCATGGACGAGCGGGAAGGCGGCGAGCGGCGGGAAGAGCGCCTCGAGATCGTCGAGGACGAACACGGCGTCTGGCGGTGCCAGACCCAGTTCTCCTGTACGGAGGTGTGTCCGAAGGACATCCCCCTGACCGAACACATCCAGGAACTCAAGCGCGAAGCGATCAAGGAAGACATCAAATTCTGGTGA
- a CDS encoding FAD-binding protein yields MHEHDVLVVGAGGAGLRAAIAAAEEGADVAIVTKLHPVRSHTGAAEGGINAALQDEDSWQDHAYDTMKGSDFLGDAPAIETLASDAPEDVIQLDHWGMPFSREEDGTVSQRPFGGLSYPRTTYAGAETGHHLLHTMYEQVVKRGIEVYEEWYVTDLAVTDDDDPEDRTCHGVAAYDIKTGEVEGFQARDAVILATGGLGQVFDHTTNAVANTGDGQAMAYRAGVPLEDMEFVQFHPTSLPSTGVLISEAVRGEGGILYNEDGERFMFENGYANNEGELASRDVVSRAELTEVNEGRGIDDEYIHLDMRHLGEERIMDRLENMVHLAADFEGVDALEEPIPVKPGQHYQMGGIETNENGETCIEGLYAAGECACVSVHGANRLGGNALPELFVFGKRAGYHAAGRDMKAAEIPVGPSARTETSDVSPAVDPGTVEGASDDVAADGGVTADPTGVVEREVEAERERIENLLERDGTNHADVRADVQETMTEHVNVFRTEDGLETALEELQKARRAYQDVAVEDPSRTFNTDLIHTLETRNIIDLAETIALGALARTEFRGAHWRAEHQTRKDDEWLKHTMIAWDDGDLDLYFVPVILDGENKTYEPVDRSY; encoded by the coding sequence ATGCACGAACACGACGTACTCGTTGTCGGTGCGGGCGGCGCAGGGCTTCGGGCAGCGATCGCGGCAGCCGAAGAAGGAGCCGACGTGGCCATCGTCACGAAGCTCCACCCCGTGAGAAGTCACACCGGGGCGGCCGAGGGCGGGATCAACGCCGCGCTCCAGGACGAGGACTCCTGGCAGGATCACGCCTACGACACAATGAAGGGATCGGACTTCCTCGGGGACGCGCCGGCAATCGAGACGCTCGCGAGTGACGCGCCGGAGGACGTCATCCAGCTCGATCACTGGGGGATGCCGTTCTCCCGAGAGGAGGACGGCACGGTCTCACAGCGACCGTTCGGCGGCCTGTCGTACCCGCGGACGACCTACGCCGGCGCGGAGACCGGCCATCATCTGCTGCATACGATGTACGAGCAGGTGGTCAAGCGGGGCATCGAAGTCTACGAGGAGTGGTACGTGACGGATCTCGCCGTGACTGACGACGATGATCCGGAAGACCGGACCTGCCATGGCGTCGCCGCCTACGACATCAAGACCGGCGAAGTCGAAGGGTTCCAGGCCCGAGACGCCGTTATCCTTGCGACCGGCGGACTCGGCCAGGTGTTCGATCACACCACCAACGCCGTCGCCAACACGGGCGACGGGCAGGCAATGGCCTACCGCGCGGGCGTGCCGCTCGAAGACATGGAGTTCGTCCAGTTCCACCCCACGTCGCTGCCCTCGACTGGCGTCCTCATCTCGGAGGCCGTCCGGGGCGAAGGTGGGATCCTCTACAACGAAGATGGCGAACGGTTCATGTTCGAGAACGGGTATGCGAACAACGAAGGGGAACTCGCCTCCCGGGACGTCGTCTCGCGCGCGGAGCTTACCGAGGTCAACGAAGGACGGGGAATCGACGACGAGTACATCCACCTCGACATGCGCCACCTCGGCGAGGAGCGCATCATGGATCGCTTGGAGAACATGGTTCACCTGGCCGCAGACTTCGAGGGTGTCGACGCGCTCGAAGAGCCGATTCCGGTCAAGCCCGGCCAGCACTACCAGATGGGCGGCATCGAGACCAACGAGAACGGCGAGACGTGCATCGAGGGGCTGTACGCCGCCGGCGAGTGTGCCTGTGTCTCGGTACACGGCGCGAATCGACTGGGTGGCAACGCCCTGCCCGAACTGTTCGTCTTCGGGAAACGCGCCGGATATCACGCCGCAGGCCGGGACATGAAGGCCGCGGAGATTCCTGTCGGCCCCTCCGCCCGCACCGAAACCAGCGACGTGTCACCCGCCGTCGATCCCGGGACAGTCGAAGGCGCGAGCGACGACGTGGCCGCCGATGGGGGCGTCACCGCCGACCCGACGGGTGTCGTCGAGCGAGAGGTCGAAGCTGAACGCGAACGGATCGAAAATCTCCTCGAACGTGACGGCACCAACCACGCCGACGTCCGGGCCGACGTCCAGGAAACGATGACCGAGCACGTCAACGTCTTTCGGACCGAAGACGGGTTGGAGACAGCTCTCGAAGAACTCCAGAAAGCCCGCCGAGCATACCAGGATGTCGCCGTCGAGGACCCGTCACGGACGTTCAACACGGATCTCATCCACACGCTAGAGACGCGAAACATCATCGACCTCGCGGAGACGATCGCGCTCGGTGCGCTTGCCCGGACGGAGTTTCGCGGCGCACACTGGCGAGCCGAACACCAGACCCGCAAGGACGATGAGTGGCTCAAACACACCATGATCGCGTGGGACGACGGCGACCTCGATCTCTACTTCGTCCCGGTCATCCTCGACGGCGAGAACAAGACCTACGAACCCGTCGATCGTAGTTACTGA
- a CDS encoding aldo/keto reductase, with protein sequence MQYRDFGQSIDWDPSALGFGAMRLPTDEDGAVDDDRAIEMIRTAIEEGVNYVDTAWPYHDGESERLVGRALEDGYREDVHLATKMPSWEIESQDDLDEYLDAQLERLGVDSIDCYLLHALGQDFWDTYQSVDVFEWLEEVRDAGKIEQIGFSFHDDLDLFREIVDAYDWDFCQIQYNYLDEAFQAGREGLKYAADQGLGVIVMEPLRGGRLATDLPDPVAEAFDTADTDRSPVEWALQWLWDQPEVSLVLSGMSTIDQVRENVELASRSGVGQFSADDRTAVKAARDRFQKLMAVDCTGCDYCMPCPTGVQIPRNFDLYNRLEIGDDPETVVSAYDDMDAEGRADACVACGDCLEACPQQLEIISLLEDAHASFEAARA encoded by the coding sequence ATGCAATACCGTGACTTCGGTCAATCAATAGACTGGGACCCCTCGGCACTCGGGTTCGGGGCAATGCGACTCCCCACTGACGAGGATGGCGCTGTCGACGATGACCGCGCGATCGAAATGATCCGAACAGCGATCGAGGAGGGTGTCAACTACGTCGACACCGCCTGGCCCTATCACGATGGCGAAAGCGAGCGTCTCGTCGGGCGTGCGCTCGAAGACGGCTATCGCGAGGACGTCCACCTCGCGACGAAGATGCCGTCCTGGGAGATCGAATCACAGGACGATCTTGACGAGTACCTTGACGCCCAGCTCGAACGATTGGGCGTCGACTCCATCGACTGCTATCTGCTGCACGCGCTGGGCCAGGACTTCTGGGACACCTACCAGTCCGTCGATGTCTTCGAGTGGCTCGAGGAGGTTCGCGACGCGGGAAAGATCGAGCAGATCGGCTTTTCGTTCCACGACGACCTCGATCTGTTTCGGGAGATCGTCGACGCCTACGACTGGGATTTCTGCCAGATCCAGTACAACTATCTCGACGAAGCGTTCCAGGCTGGCCGTGAAGGTCTGAAGTACGCGGCCGACCAGGGGCTGGGCGTCATCGTCATGGAACCGCTTCGGGGCGGCCGCCTCGCAACGGACCTTCCCGATCCGGTGGCCGAAGCGTTCGACACGGCCGACACCGATCGCTCACCCGTCGAGTGGGCACTACAGTGGCTCTGGGATCAGCCGGAGGTTTCGCTGGTGTTGAGCGGCATGTCGACGATAGACCAGGTCCGTGAAAACGTCGAGCTCGCGTCCCGATCCGGTGTGGGTCAGTTTTCGGCGGACGATCGGACGGCCGTCAAGGCCGCTCGCGATCGCTTTCAGAAACTCATGGCGGTGGACTGTACCGGCTGTGACTACTGTATGCCGTGCCCGACTGGCGTCCAGATCCCGCGGAACTTTGATCTCTACAACCGCCTGGAGATCGGTGACGATCCGGAAACGGTCGTTTCAGCATACGACGACATGGATGCGGAGGGCCGCGCAGACGCCTGTGTCGCCTGTGGCGACTGCCTGGAAGCCTGCCCGCAGCAGTTAGAAATCATCTCATTGCTCGAAGACGCACACGCGAGTTTCGAGGCTGCCAGGGCGTGA
- the uppS gene encoding polyprenyl diphosphate synthase gives MRSWIRNRATSVYERLLKGEIDGAPTHVAVIQDGNRRYARKEGAETTDGHRAGAETTEALLEWCDELGIEELTLYTFSTENFDRPADQRAVLFDLIEEKLYDFADADRVHEANIRIRAIGETHRLPKRVREAIDYAEDRTSGYEQFRLNIALAYGGRAELLGAVKDIASAVESGDLDPAEIDVETVESRLYEGPSRDVDLIVRTGGDERTSNFLPWHANGNEAAAYFCAPYWPEFRKIDFLRAIRTYEHRADSWRRTRAKRALALVRAVSDPELHNAKRILRRFRDSLPSRELEDIDVSVDTEREPGSD, from the coding sequence ATGCGCTCGTGGATCCGCAACCGCGCGACCAGCGTCTACGAGCGGCTGTTAAAGGGGGAGATCGACGGCGCGCCGACTCACGTCGCTGTCATTCAGGACGGCAACCGCCGGTATGCCCGCAAGGAAGGGGCCGAAACCACGGATGGTCACCGAGCGGGGGCGGAAACGACGGAGGCGTTACTCGAATGGTGTGACGAACTCGGTATCGAGGAACTGACGCTGTATACCTTTTCGACCGAGAACTTCGACCGGCCGGCCGACCAGCGTGCAGTCCTCTTTGACCTCATCGAGGAGAAACTCTATGACTTCGCAGACGCCGATCGGGTACACGAGGCGAACATTCGAATCCGGGCGATCGGCGAAACCCATCGGCTACCGAAACGCGTCCGCGAGGCGATCGACTATGCCGAGGATCGAACCAGCGGGTACGAGCAGTTTCGGTTGAATATTGCCCTCGCCTATGGGGGTCGCGCCGAGTTGCTCGGTGCGGTCAAAGATATCGCAAGCGCTGTCGAAAGCGGTGACCTGGATCCGGCAGAGATCGACGTCGAGACGGTCGAGAGCCGACTCTACGAGGGGCCGAGCAGGGACGTCGATCTCATCGTTCGCACCGGGGGCGACGAGCGAACGTCGAATTTCCTGCCGTGGCACGCCAACGGCAACGAGGCGGCGGCGTACTTCTGTGCGCCATACTGGCCCGAATTTCGAAAAATCGACTTCCTTCGGGCGATCCGGACGTACGAACATCGTGCGGACTCCTGGCGACGGACCAGAGCCAAGCGAGCCCTGGCGCTGGTGCGGGCGGTCAGCGATCCGGAACTACACAACGCCAAGCGCATCCTCCGGCGGTTCCGTGACTCGCTGCCCTCACGTGAACTCGAAGACATCGACGTTTCCGTCGACACCGAACGCGAACCCGGCAGCGACTGA
- a CDS encoding cold-shock protein encodes MANGTVDFFNDTGGYGFIDTEDSEEDVFFHMEDIGGPDLEEGQEVEFEIEQAEKGPRAKDLTRL; translated from the coding sequence ATGGCGAACGGTACGGTTGATTTCTTCAACGACACTGGCGGTTACGGTTTCATCGACACCGAGGACTCCGAGGAGGACGTGTTCTTCCACATGGAGGATATCGGGGGCCCTGACTTGGAGGAGGGCCAGGAAGTCGAGTTCGAAATAGAGCAGGCCGAGAAGGGCCCGCGTGCGAAGGATCTCACGAGGCTATAA
- a CDS encoding cold-shock protein yields MATGIVDFFNDTGGYGFIETDDADDDVFFHMEDVGGPDLEEGQEVEFDIEEAEKGPRATNLKRL; encoded by the coding sequence ATGGCGACAGGCATCGTGGATTTCTTCAACGATACGGGTGGCTACGGATTCATCGAGACTGACGACGCCGACGACGACGTGTTCTTCCACATGGAAGATGTCGGCGGCCCTGACTTGGAGGAGGGCCAGGAAGTCGAGTTCGATATCGAGGAAGCCGAGAAAGGCCCGCGTGCGACGAACCTGAAACGACTGTAA
- a CDS encoding DUF5778 family protein → MDATGGDLYKQTKALLEPGEIELRGLIVRTDVANNEESELNRLTLEVGDVIAEHAETDADTYVYSGTDDPEFGLNQHQGRTIEGEEFVWECQQLLRDGTFDVVFYYEDSADTEAILADLRANEYDVEDVESP, encoded by the coding sequence ATGGACGCGACTGGAGGAGACCTCTACAAGCAGACGAAAGCGTTACTCGAGCCCGGCGAGATCGAACTGCGAGGGCTGATCGTCCGGACGGATGTCGCCAACAACGAGGAGTCGGAACTCAACCGGCTCACACTCGAAGTTGGCGACGTGATCGCCGAACACGCCGAAACCGACGCCGACACGTATGTTTACTCCGGGACTGACGACCCCGAGTTCGGCCTCAATCAACACCAGGGCCGGACGATCGAGGGCGAGGAGTTCGTCTGGGAGTGTCAGCAACTGTTGCGCGACGGGACGTTCGATGTGGTGTTTTATTACGAGGATTCCGCCGATACGGAAGCGATCCTGGCGGATCTCCGCGCGAACGAGTACGACGTCGAAGATGTCGAGTCCCCCTGA